A region from the Enterobacter roggenkampii genome encodes:
- the aat gene encoding leucyl/phenylalanyl-tRNA--protein transferase yields the protein MRLVQLSRHNIAFPSPEGALREPNGLLALGGDLSPARLLMAYQRGIFPWFSPGDPILWWSPDPRAVLWPEQFHLSRSMKRFHAKSPYRVTLNHAFGQVIEGCAEDRFEGTWITRDIITAYHQLHELGYAHSIEVWDGGALVGGMYGVAQGTLFCGESMFSRAVNASKTALLVFCQAFAQRGGRLIDCQVLNEHTASLGAVEIPRRQYIEHLDASRQEKLPRDFWIPRTLFMPNA from the coding sequence ATGCGCCTGGTCCAGCTTTCTCGTCATAACATCGCGTTCCCTTCTCCAGAAGGGGCGCTGCGTGAACCCAATGGGCTGCTGGCCCTTGGTGGTGACCTCAGCCCTGCGCGGCTGTTGATGGCGTACCAGCGCGGCATCTTCCCCTGGTTTTCTCCCGGCGACCCGATTTTATGGTGGTCTCCCGATCCGCGTGCCGTGCTGTGGCCAGAGCAGTTTCACCTGAGCCGCAGCATGAAGCGTTTCCATGCAAAATCACCGTACCGCGTCACCCTGAACCACGCCTTTGGTCAGGTCATTGAAGGCTGTGCCGAAGACCGGTTTGAGGGAACATGGATAACCCGCGATATCATTACCGCTTACCACCAGCTTCACGAGCTTGGCTACGCGCACTCCATTGAGGTGTGGGACGGCGGAGCACTGGTCGGCGGCATGTATGGCGTGGCGCAGGGGACGCTGTTTTGTGGTGAGTCGATGTTCTCCCGCGCGGTTAACGCCTCGAAAACGGCGCTGCTGGTCTTCTGCCAGGCGTTTGCCCAGCGCGGCGGACGCCTGATCGATTGTCAGGTGCTCAATGAGCACACGGCTTCCCTCGGCGCCGTTGAGATACCGCGACGCCAGTACATCGAGCATCTGGATGCCAGTCGTCAGGAAAAGCTCCCGCGCGACTTCTGGATACCGAGAACGCTCTTTATGCCCAATGCCTAA
- the infA gene encoding translation initiation factor IF-1 yields MAKEDNIEMQGTVLDTLPNTMFRVELENGHVVTAHISGKMRKNYIRILTGDKVTVELTPYDLSKGRIVFRSR; encoded by the coding sequence ATGGCCAAAGAAGACAATATTGAAATGCAGGGTACCGTACTTGATACGTTACCTAATACCATGTTTCGCGTAGAGCTGGAAAACGGTCACGTGGTAACTGCGCACATCTCCGGTAAAATGCGCAAAAACTACATCCGCATTTTGACGGGCGACAAAGTGACTGTTGAACTGACCCCGTACGACCTGAGCAAAGGCCGCATTGTCTTCCGTAGTCGCTAA